TACATGCCTCCAAAATCTCAGGGCCTACCTGACCAACATTGACACAATTTATAGAACCAAACCTATCACCTTTCAGACAAATGTCAACCCAAACACATAACTAGCTCAAAACTCTGCAGTGAAACTTTCACGCGGACATACCActattagtaaaataaaagagtaacctaaaattttcttataacaaTATATAATGTAAACTGTATCGTATGAATAATATATGATAAGAGGATTCGAATACAATCTTGACATATCATACAACTAAAAAAACATCAGAAAATGAATAGCCGTTCGGTTCTATGCTCTGGACGCCTTTGCTTCGGTGTAAAGTTGATCAATTATGCTCTGAAATAACAAAGTTTAGTTGTGTTAGTAAACAATTAATATGCAGGACATGTCCAGAGTCATTAGTACATTTGCATAGATCACAAATCTGATTCTGATGATCCATATTATGTGCATTAAGTCCCGATTTGTTTGTTTTCGTTTACGTATTTACACGTTTCCATGTGATAACATGGAAACGCAAACGTAAATTAATGGCAAAAAATCAATCGGACCTAACACAAAAGAAGAAATTGAGTAGGGAAAGGGTCACCTTGTAATGTTTCAGGAGCTGTGGCCTTTTCAACTTGAAAGTTGGAGTTATAAGATCTCTTTCAATATCGAAAAGGTTTGGTTCCAAATGAACCGCTTTTAACATTTCAAACCCTTTAAGCTACAAAtacattaaaagaaaaacattattaaaagtaataaatcaCTAGATTTGgatccgcacaaccgtgcgggtattaaatttcatgtttatatatattttacataattagaatatatttttaaagttacttatatatttaaatgtttatatataatcatttaaaaaaataatttgatagttttcatgccgtaagttaattgattatttcaaatcatcacatatatttggtattttttaatatatatatatatatattttaaaattattttttatttaattattatgatTCTGGCCCGTAATTCAAAGTGCTATATTtcctttatcaatattttttttatatttattcatttaagataataactatatatatatataaaaagtttaagataagtttattttatacatgaattatctaatttactaatgttaacccattctaccaacatattatatttctagcaCAAATATTTAATGGTTGtgaattttataaaagataacttagtatatatatatatattaatgtataataacattaatttcattattaattacaaaattagtgaaaatatttatatacaatttttgataattaagatattgttataatctttttcaacacatttgttaaaaaaattaaatatatatatttatattttaaattaaaagatatcaaattatattatgatttaagtagttaaaaaattatatattagcattaaggaaatacatttaataaaaaatttaaatgatgatccaaataaaaatatcacacatgaatcaaggtgagTTTGTTAACCAATCCGGGTTTTTAGGAGTCGATGTTATATTaggaatgatatattattaatccatattattagtaataaatgaatgataactgatttctagtgagagtctattttaaaaaaaaatcacacatgaatcaaagttgtgacttttgttttaatatataagatttgaaaatttataattgGGTAAAAAGTAGACGTACTTGGTATTGCTTTGCGGTAGAGTTAAGCTCATCCAAGAAGTATTTTTGAGCTTTGAGATTTTGACATAGAGATTCAAAATCACTGGGAGATGATTGGTTATTAAGTTTAGCCCAATCTTCAATAGCCTTTCTCTCGGGTACAACCACTGCTACCAGAAAAGACTCGAAGCTGTTTCCATAGATCCATATCTATCACATTATTGGTAGATACTATTATTAGATAAGACTTACTATAATTATAGTATTGAAGAAATGTTGTTTGAACAGTTATATCACTAAATATACCTGAGCAATAAGAGGGCATCTTGAGTAAGTGTTCTCGAGGTTTTCGACAGCAACATATTCACCTTGAGACAACTTAAAGATGTTCTTTTTCCTATCTATGATCTTCATCGATCCATCTTCTTGCCATTCCCCAATATCTCCTACAAACATTAAAAAGTTAACTGCTTATGAGtttaaaaagtcaaaatatGTAACTAACAAGACCAAGATCAACAATACCTGTGTGGAACCATCCATTGATCACGACTTGATCAGTTAGGTCTTGCCTTTTGTGGTAACCAGAGAACATTGATTTTCCTCTAAGACAAATCTCTCCTCTAGCCACATCCCCGGAAAAAGCTTCATAACCCATCTCTGGTACAGAAACTAGCCTTGCCTCCACCGTAGGCATTGGCACACCCACTGTCCCCACCATAGAAAATACTCCTGCTAAAGTCGTGAAGCTCCCTCCACAGCTCTCAGTCAATCCTGTCACATTACCGTAATTGAAGTAGGTTTAGCCGAAACCAATAAAGACATTGAGTATACTAATATATCCGTTTATATATGTAGACTTACCATAACCTTGAGAGAGATTAGAGGCAGGGATGATTCTCAAAAACTCCTCTACATGACGAGGTAAAGGTGCTGCACCTGATAACAACATATGAGCTCTTCCTCCTAATGCATCTTTTATCTGACAATTTCAATTCCAAAATTTGTAAGTCTATTACATATTTTTATCCAAGATAAACTCTATATACTATTTCAGaagcataaatatataaacactgTAATgtaatcttcatttttttagtaATCTTCTGTTTTCCTGCGTCACACTAACCTTATCGAACATAAGTCTGTCTAGACGAGGAGAAGCTTCTTCTTGAGACAATCCTTTCCTCATATTCCCCAATTTACTGTACTCACAAGATGATGACacagattcagattcatataTTCCGAAGAAGTCCCATTGTTCTTATTTGAAGAAACCGAGAGAACTCACTAGTTATAAGCCAAATCGAACAGTTTCTTGCGTATCAAACCACCAGCTGAGATTTTTTGCATTACACCTAAACTCAcaaaataatttctttaaattcttattaaaaaaaaaaaagagaacaagaTTTTTGAATTGATCAAATCTATTACCAGCATAGAGTTTGTCGTAAACTCGTGGAACACCGCAAAACACAGTTGGTTTCAGTGCATGAACATCATCCATCAAGTACCGAATGTCCTAGAAACAAATATAAGAGAGCAATTTTGtgaaaagtaataaaataaagGGGTTTAAacttttaaagaataaatttgcTTACGCCACGCCAGTATCCAACAGACGAGCCTCTTGATAAAAAGTAGATCTCCATGACTTGATCATAACAATGTGCTAATGGCAAGTACGAGAAAAACACATCACTTGTGTCACACtacaaaattccaaaaaatataaataaatgtcATTCCCTTAAATATGGCTCTAATCTCTAATGATAGTATAAAACGAACGACAAAACGTATTGTTCGTCTCTAACTCTCTATGCTAGGGACAACGAAACGAAGTAACTAACATCACAAATGTATGATATtcttaaaaagataaattaccGATCGATCGGTGACTTGAAGCATTTTATCAATGGATAAAACTTCGACCATAATCGCTGCATTGCTTAAGATTACACCTTTGGGCTCTCCCGTCGTCCCGCTTGTGTACATTATTGTGCATATGTCTGTTTTTTGCTTACGAGGAAGTGCTGTCTTATCCGAGTTTCCCTGAAAACATAATAATCTGGTTACTAGTTAAAGACCCACAAAAAGTTGAAtctttgaaataaataaaaacagactAACCATTAGTAAGAACTCATGCCATGAAAATAACGAAACACATTGGTTCTCAGCTTCTTCCTTTTGTGTAGTCGAGACTTCACCAAAGCTCACAATAGCTGAAAGAGAAGATAAAATCATTGGTTCAAACAACATATTAGAATGAATTTTACATCGGatcactgatttttttttccattaaaaCCATCTAACTTACTCTTCAAATTCGAAGAACATGCCTTGTGGCATGCTAAGATCTGCACAAAAGCTCCCAAGAATaaattagaagaagaaaaaataaccTTTTCTTGTAGGATAAGAAACGTATAATGGAATCTATAGCATGACTGATTCGACCAAAAATGGACTTACGGAGGAAAGTGCCTTCTCTTGAACGAATACCAGCGAAACCTCGGCATGGTTGATGATGAACTCTACAGCGTTTACACCTGTTTCATCCatattaaaatttggattaGGTTAAGCCTAattaattttaagataaatCTTGTAGTAGTATtgattatatgtaatatatgtcCAGGTAACTTACCTAAACTGTCGTATAAAGGTACATAAGTTATCCCTTGGCTCATGCAGGCCTGCAATATAACTGATTAGAGATACTCTATGAGAGAGGAAAACTATTTAAACCCAagattttataattatgaatcAAGCCAAAAGTTTTGTTATACAGTAgaacctttataaattaatactcgataaataaataatctatttaaattaataaattttgccggTTCCAATTTGGGCTGGttcaaaatttgatacaaatcgataaaataataagataatacttttttagaaaattctatgtaagtatatggtcccattaaaattataaattaataatttatatgtatacatattttatataaaaaacctattattatattgtttgttttatattcacaatggaattatctttatatttctttaacacttaatatatttttgatgatatttagtaatattatatgtaaaatatatattacatacatcaaataatataacaaaaataatataaatgtcaaatttaaaaaaataacaactaaTGTCTAtacattaaaatcaaatatatttttttcttagaataaatatattttaaaataataaatctacataaggaaacttttgtaaattaataactctataaattaataaaatttcaaagtcccaacattattaatttataaaggttcTACTGTACCTCCATCGCGATAATCCATTCTGGACAATTAGATCCGTATATTCCACAATAGTTTCCCTAatccacaaaaaaaagaatttagacAAACTATGATTTCGCCTATAACTTCCGGTTGATTTATATACATGATTGATTGGAAcgaaaacattattataagaGATAGGAAGGTACCGGACCAACGCCTCGGCTTCTGATTGCTGATCCAATCCGCAATGCAGCATCGTGAGCTTCCCTATATGTGATCCATGTGTATGGACCGACCTATATACACATTATTGCAAACGATATGAAACACAtcaaaaatgatataaatttgttgACAGAATAAATTGAAATGAAGTTATTTAGTGGTCAAAAGATAAatgttatatagttttatttttacctTAGAATCAACCGTTACGCGCCGGCCTAACATTTGCTCATTCGGATATTGCTTCACAGCCTCACTGGAACAATAATACATACGAGAAGCAAGACAAGTTCTGTTATTATGTATACCCTAGAAAACATATACTTCTTCTGTTCTGTAATGTaacttatacatttttttttaattataaattgatttcatatttttatgtaacttttatattttggatattgtgtaatcaaatatattctaaatttttttgtatgattaattaaatggtacttaatttataaagttcagttatactttttgaaaaactatttttattaatatatgtactTTTAGTTAAACAGCTTTATATTATGCGATAAATAGTATTAACATTTATCACACATGAATTTTCATTGCTTAGCACAATTATTCAGCATTGGACCAACAATTTAATTACTCTCTCCGTTCTTTAAAGTTacatattttagagaaaaaacttgtttcaaaaagatctattttttacatttcctATGCATATtgtattaactaattgcaaacttcaaaaaacttaattgttctagttgaatttttattggcttaaaattacagaaaaaagataaacgcagaaaaatatataaatttaatatgttttattaaaacgcCTAAAAAATCTAGAACAACACTTTAAGGAACAGAGGGACTACTTTATATTCGTAAAGGGTGTCAAAATCCATACCTAAATAGCTGCCAAGGAGAATCAAGATCAGCAGGAAGGTCGAGGAGGCCATCTTTAGCATATTTACACCGATAAACCGGTCCTGCCGATGGATGCTCTGCGGTGGCTTGCCGTCCTTCTTCCACTATCACCACATGATCAGCAGCTGCAGCCATATGTGTATTAATATTATCCTTACAATAAAGATGAAACGGGAATGGTGAATGAGGAAGATGAGGAATGTGAGTGTCTATTTGAAGATTGAAAAAATTGTATTGAGGTTAATAAAAGTCTCTGCGTATCGGTGGTGATTGAAGTTTGGAGATTGCAGTTATGAGTTAGAGGAAGTAGTTGAGCAATAACTTCAGTCTCACAGTTGGTGTATTTCTGACCGGTTTTTAATTGCGCCTTTATTGGGAGTCTatctttctttgtttgtttgttatctctagaatttaatattttaacactATATGTGTGTATCTACGTGTTATATGCAAGTAGATTTGGTGGGCTTgaatcttgtttttcttttttgacttATTTTGCTTTGGTGGGTTTGAATCTTAGAAAAAGTCAGAATGTAACGAGTAAAACCAAACGTAGACTATCTAATTAACCCAATTTTCATGTAATCTGGTTTGTGCTGAAATGTATAGTATTTTGAATATAGGCCATTATTCATAATAGGTAACTCGATTGTCATGATGTTCATTGGTTACATTTGCATTATACCGAAGGTCCCTTGTAAATCCCCTACATATCAAAGGagaatcaattttaaaatttacgttaaaaatttatttacaagATGTGTGACGTTGTTTCACGAGaagcttttttattttgtaaaacgCTAAGGTGTTATGCAGAGAACGTTTTTCACGAAAATTATAACTTTAATGCAAACAAATACATTGTTTTTAAAGAACTCATTGTGTACATCTTTCTGGACGAACACTTTTACGTGATAAACCATCAACTTCGGATGCAACCTTCACGTTAATGTGTTTCTTAGATGTccaatcatttttatttggttgAATACTGTTATGGTTTTACTATCCAACTCTGATGGCTTATGATCAGGTTGAAACCagtttcgtttttattttagGAGTTATACCATTACATATGTATTTTCACATACTTATGATCACCACAaccttttaaattttggacGAACACGTAGACAACTTACACATATGGTGCGCAAAAGATCGCTGCTCGGAACACACTGACCGTTTTTCAGCATTGGTGTAACAAAATGTATCCGTGTATCATAATTTCACCTAAATGGTGATCACAATAGTTGGTGTAACAAAATGTATCCGCATATCATAATTTCACCTAAATGATGATCACAATATTGGTGCTACATTGTTTAGGTTATAGAATAGAACCTAATCTTTTTCGAAGTTAATGATTTATCACGTAAACGTGTTCTGCTCATGTGTAAATGTGTAAATGCAACTGACGCTGAATTTGCGTAGCCATTCTATAGAGTTTTGTTACAGTTTTTATGATAAACTCTGAACTGTTATGAAACAGATTGTGGAtagctcataaccaagagattatgatttgtaatctttccatttatctatgacggtctaatctcctatataaggaacctctatgttatgaataaagatagacttttctattacttttataacacgttatcagcacgatgctctaaccaactgagctaaaaccaaatcgaaaaaaaccctaaccctagccgtgacccgacgaaccctaaaccccgatcgcgtctcttgttcccgcgtctgttccagctcgcgtccccgatcagctttagcccaaggcgttcctgatcctagctcagacgttcgcggCCCGAGAGtagctccagcacgcgacctcttcctcgttcgcgacaacattagacagctcgcgtccgacgatcaaggcgttcccaatcaagcaacaaaggacgtccgcgacccgatagaagcgactcgatccattccagctcgcgtcccgttcgtgtccagctcgcggctcaactcctttggtggtccgattcaacaatcatctaatgttaaaaggtaattcaaaacctaagaaccaataatcgaacatggattgattgataaagaatgaaaccctaaaaccctaatctttatgaattaaaaccatagggtaatagatcaaaaatcctaattgagtaaatcgaagctctaaaagttcgataccccaaaccctaaatgaTGTTcatacatgattaaaaccccaaatcggtttttacaagttaaaatccgataaaccctaaccttatatcaataaaccctaaataatatagtatcagaattaattatactataa
This region of Brassica napus cultivar Da-Ae chromosome C5, Da-Ae, whole genome shotgun sequence genomic DNA includes:
- the LOC125575592 gene encoding long chain acyl-CoA synthetase 2-like isoform X1; its protein translation is MAAAADHVVIVEEGRQATAEHPSAGPVYRCKYAKDGLLDLPADLDSPWQLFSEAVKQYPNEQMLGRRVTVDSKVGPYTWITYREAHDAALRIGSAIRSRGVGPGNYCGIYGSNCPEWIIAMEACMSQGITYVPLYDSLGVNAVEFIINHAEVSLVFVQEKALSSILACHKACSSNLKTIVSFGEVSTTQKEEAENQCVSLFSWHEFLLMGNSDKTALPRKQKTDICTIMYTSGTTGEPKGVILSNAAIMVEVLSIDKMLQVTDRSCDTSDVFFSYLPLAHCYDQVMEIYFLSRGSSVGYWRGDIRYLMDDVHALKPTVFCGVPRVYDKLYAGVMQKISAGGLIRKKLFDLAYNYKLGNMRKGLSQEEASPRLDRLMFDKIKDALGGRAHMLLSGAAPLPRHVEEFLRIIPASNLSQGYGLTESCGGSFTTLAGVFSMVGTVGVPMPTVEARLVSVPEMGYEAFSGDVARGEICLRGKSMFSGYHKRQDLTDQVVINGWFHTGDIGEWQEDGSMKIIDRKKNIFKLSQGEYVAVENLENTYSRCPLIAQIWIYGNSFESFLVAVVVPERKAIEDWAKLNNQSSPSDFESLCQNLKAQKYFLDELNSTAKQYQLKGFEMLKAVHLEPNLFDIERDLITPTFKLKRPQLLKHYKSIIDQLYTEAKASRA
- the LOC125575592 gene encoding long chain acyl-CoA synthetase 2-like isoform X2 translates to MDYRDGVILQACMSQGITYVPLYDSLGVNAVEFIINHAEVSLVFVQEKALSSILACHKACSSNLKTIVSFGEVSTTQKEEAENQCVSLFSWHEFLLMGNSDKTALPRKQKTDICTIMYTSGTTGEPKGVILSNAAIMVEVLSIDKMLQVTDRSCDTSDVFFSYLPLAHCYDQVMEIYFLSRGSSVGYWRGDIRYLMDDVHALKPTVFCGVPRVYDKLYAGVMQKISAGGLIRKKLFDLAYNYKLGNMRKGLSQEEASPRLDRLMFDKIKDALGGRAHMLLSGAAPLPRHVEEFLRIIPASNLSQGYGLTESCGGSFTTLAGVFSMVGTVGVPMPTVEARLVSVPEMGYEAFSGDVARGEICLRGKSMFSGYHKRQDLTDQVVINGWFHTGDIGEWQEDGSMKIIDRKKNIFKLSQGEYVAVENLENTYSRCPLIAQIWIYGNSFESFLVAVVVPERKAIEDWAKLNNQSSPSDFESLCQNLKAQKYFLDELNSTAKQYQLKGFEMLKAVHLEPNLFDIERDLITPTFKLKRPQLLKHYKSIIDQLYTEAKASRA